AGGCGCGGAGGATGGGGCCGGGTGCGGGTTCGTAGCCGCTGGTTTTGAGGACGCCGAAGCCGGGGACGAACTGCCCGGTGAAGGCGAGGAGCGTGAGGGGCAGCGCGAGGTTGAGGGTGGCGTGCAGGCTGAACTGCGGGAGCACGAATTCGGGGCGGGTGAGGGCCAGTGCGACGGGCTGCATATGCCAGAGGTTCAGCGCGCCGCTGGCGATCACGCCGGTGAGGAGGACGCCCGCGACTGCCCAGCGGGGCGCGACGAGCCGCAGTGCGAAGTACGCGACGATCATCACGCCGACCAGTGCGGGGGCGGTGCCGAAGGCCTGGAGTGCGCGGAACCCGAATGGCAGGAGGATCGCGGCGTTCAGCGCGGCCGCCAGGGGCGCGGGGATGCGCTGGAGCGCCCGCGTGAGCGGCGGGAACAGCCCCAGGCCCAGCACCAGCAGGCCCGACGTGAGGAACGCTCCGACGGCCTCCGGGAACGGGATGCCCGGCAGGGCTGTCACGAGCAGCGCGATGCCCGGCGTGCTCCAGGTGACCAGGATGGGCATGCGGGTGCGCAGGCTCAGGATGATGCCGGTCAGGCCCGCCAGCAGCGCGTGTGCCCACAGCCACGACATCGCCTGACTGTCGCTGAGGTTCGCGGCCTGCGCGACCGAGTAGATCAGCACGTTCGGGCCCGCCCAGCCGATCAGCATGGTGATCAGCCCGGCCAGCACCGCGCTGGGGTGCGAATCCCGCCAGAACGAGGGTGGGGCGCTGGCAGCGGGGAGCGTGGTCATGCCCCCGAGTGTGCGCCCCAATGGCCCCCTCTGGGCAGAGGCAATGGCCCGCGCATTGGCCTGCTCATCCAGACAGATTGGCCTGTACCCTGAAGCGCATGCCCACGCCGCCCAGCCCGACCGACGCGCCCCACTGGGCCGCCCTGCTGCGCGGCTGGCGCGACCACCCCGGCCCCCTCCACGCCCGCCTGCACACCCACCTCCAGCACGCCATCGACCGGGGCGAACTCACCCCCGGACAGCGACTCCCCGCCGAACGCACCCTCGCCGCGCTGCTCGGCGTCAGCCGCGCCACCACCGTCACCGCCCTCGACGACCTCACCGCCAGCGGCTACCTCACCCGGCACGTCGGACGCGGCACGCACGTCGCCCCCACTGCCCCCCGCGCCCAACCCCTCCTGACCCTCCGCACCCCCGTCGGCGCGGCCCACCACAGCGAGATCGACCTCACCATCGCCGTCCCCCTCCTCACCGACCAGCAACGCACCCGCCTGCGCGACGCCGCCACGCACGCCCAGTACGACAGCATCTACCACCCCCAGGGCCTCCCCGACCTGCGCGACCTCATCGCCCAGCAGTACGCACGCGCCGGACTCCCCACCACCCCCGAACAGATCCTCATCACCAGCGGCGCCCAGCAGGCCATCGCCCTCACCGCCCACACCCTCCTGCGGCGCGGCGACACCGCCCTCCTCGAGACCCCCACCTACTTCGGCGCCATCGACGTCATCCGCGCCGCCGGCGCCCACCTCACCGGCACCCCCGTCACCACCCAGCACCTCGACCCCCACCACTTCGCGCACCAGACCCGCACCCACCACCCCCGCCTCGCGTTCCTCACCCCCACCCACCACAACCCCACCGGCACCACCCTCCCCCACCCCGCCCGGCAGCACCTCGCCGCGCACCTCCACGACACAGGGCTCCCCACCCTCGAAGACGACACCCTCCTCGACCTCCCCTTCACCGACACCCCCCCCCCCCCGCCTCAGCACCCTCGCCCCACACGCCCCCATCCTCAACGTCGGCTCCCTCAGCAAGCTCTACTGGGCGGGCCTGCGCATCGGCTGGCTCCGCCTCCCCCCCACCCTCGCCCCCACCCTGAAACAGGCCAAAACCCTCACCGACTTCGGCAGCAGCCAACCCGCCCAGCACCTCGCCCTCCACCTCCTCGCCGACCTCCCCACCCTCATCCACGAGCGCCGCGCCGCCATCACCCCCGCCCGCGACCACCTCGCCCACCTCCTGCGCACCCACCTCCCCGACTGGACCTTCACCACCCCACCCGGCGGACAATTCCTCTGGATTCAACTCCCCACCCCCACCGCCAGCGCCTACACCCACCACGCCGCCCGCCACGGCCTGCGCCTCTACCCCGGCGCCAGCATGGGCGTCGAACCCCTCCCCGACCAGTACTTGCGCATCCCCTTCACCCTTCACCCCGACCACATCCCCGAAGCGGTCAACCGGCTCGCGCGGGCGTGGGCGGAATTCACGAGCCGGGGGAGTGAGCGGCTGGCGTGAACTGAGTTGGAATGTGGGCGCCTGCGGCGGGCTTCCCCACCCCCCAGCCCCCTACCCCAGAGGGGCAGGGGGGGCCAGCGTTGGCACTGGGCAGGTATTTCGCTGAGGTGGTCGGTAGGTGTCGGGCGGAAACGGCCACGTATGGGGCTGCATGCCTCCGGTGTCGCCGCGTTCGCCCCGCGCGCTTCGCGCACGACGGGCCGCGTTGCCACGACGCCTGTATGGCCCCAATTCTTGGTGCGTGCTGGAAGGTTCTACTTTTTCGGCTGTTGCCAGAGCATGGTTTTCAAAGTCGATCAGCGGATCGCTTCAGGTTGCCCAGCCAGCCACCGCAGACTGCCACCGGCCGTCGTGCGCGCAGCGCGCGGGCCTTCCACGGGGGCGGCAGGATGGCGTCGAGGCCGGACACGTCACCGCCCGACACACCTCCGCCGCATAGGTAGAAACTCTTGCCCAGTGCAACGTTGCTCCCCCTGCCCCCCTGGGGTAGGGGGCTGGGGGGTGGGGAAGCCCGCCGCCAGGCGCACCCCTTCCAACCACAGAAAAACCCCCCTCCAGCTGGAAGGGGGCGCAGACGTTACTTGTTGCCCTGGGTTTTCTTGTACTGGCCGGGCGGCATGCCGCCGGGTTTTTTCTGCAGGCCGGGGGCTTTGGCCCAGGCGGCTTGTCGGCCCATGACGTTCACAAGCGGCTGGCGGGTGCCGTCTTTGGCTTTGACGATGATGCTCTGGGCGCTGAGGGGTTGGGTGGTGGTGATGGGTTGGGCGAGGGGGTAGATCTCTTTGGCGTAGGTGGTGGTGCCGGGGACCTGGGTCATGACCTGGACCTGGGTGAGGCGGGTGGTGGTGGGGTAGGCGGGGTTGACGACGATGCCGCCGCCCGTGCCGAGGGTGGCGGCCTGTTGGTTGGTGCTGGTGAGGAAGGTGACGCGGACGCCCTGGTTCAGGAGGTTGATGACGTTGGCGGTGGTCTGGACGATGCTGGGGTACTGGAGGCTGGCGCTGATGTTGACGCTGAGGGTCTGGGCGCTGGCGGTGCTGGCGAGGGTGGCCGCGAGGGCGGTGGTCAGGATGGCTTTGTGCATGGGGTCCTCCTCGTTCCGTTGTGGAACGTAATGTGTTCACCTTGCCGTTTGAATCTGACGCTGGGCTGAATGCGGTTTGAGGTTGGGTTGTGGAAACGGCCCCGTCGCCGGGGGGGCGAGGGGGCCGTGTGGGGACGCTTGTGGGTGGTTACGCGCCGTACTTGTTGAGTTTCAGGGCGTTGGCCATGAGGAGGGGCATGAGGTCGGTGCCTCTGCGCAGGCCGAGGCTGCCTTTCAGGGCTTCGTCTTCGGTGTAGCGCTGGGCGAGGTCACGGCGGCCGTAGTTGCTGCGGATGAGCAGGGGGACGGGGTGCCAGGAGTGGGTGGCGAGTTTGCTGGGGGTGCTGTGGTCGCCGACGATGGCGATGACGTCGGGGTTCAGCGCGAGGAGTTGGGGCAGCAGGGCGTCGAAGAGTTCGATTTTCTTGACTTTGGCCTTGAAGTCGCCGTCTTCGCCGGTGCTGTCGGTTTTCTTGACGTGGAAGTAGAAGAAGTCGTACTTGTCCCAGTTGTCCTTGAGGGCCTGGACTTTGCCGTCGAGGGCGTCTTCTTCGCCCTGCACGGTCAGGACGTCCATGCCGACGAGGCTGGCGAGACCTTTGTACATGGGGTAACTGGCGATGCAGGCGGCTTTGAGCTGGTAGGCGGCGTCGAAGCTGGGGAAGTGGGGGACGTCGCTGTACCCGCGGAAGAGGACGCCGTTGACCTGCGGTTCGTCCTTGAGGGCGGTTTCGGCGCGCTGCACGAAGGCGTTGACGAGGTCGGCGGTTTTCTGGCTGGCGTCGTCGTGGGCCTGGGCGGTCATGGGTTGCACGCCGGTCGCCTGGGGGTCGACGTCGCTGAGGTTCGCGCCGAGGGGGCTGCCGCCGTTCGCGCGGAAGACGACCACGAAGCGGTGCTCGCTCTCGGTGTAGATCTCGACGGGCGTGCCGTCGATGTCGGGGATGGCGGCCTTGAGTTTGCTGACGATCTCGGCGTTCTTCTCGTCGCTGGGGCGGCCCGCGCGGCGGTCCTGCACGATGCGGTCCGCGCCGAGGGTGGCGAAGTTGCCGCGCACGGCGACGTCACCCGCGCCGAGTTTCACGCCGATCCCGACGGCCGAGAGGGCGCCGCGTCCGACGACGTACTTCAGGGGGTCGTACCCGAAGAGGCTGAGGTGGCCGGGGCCGCTGCCGGGCGTGATGCCCGCGCCGACGAGTTCGATCTGCCCGAGCTGGCTCTGCGCGGCCAGCGCGTCGAGGTTGGGGGTGGTGGCGGCGGCGAGTTCGGTGTCGCCGTTCGTTTCGAGGGGCAGGCCGCCCACGCCGTCGAGGACGACCATCAGGATCTTGCTGTCGGTCGGTTTGGCGAGGTCGCGGATGGTGTCCAGAAGGTCGCTCATGACCGTCAGTGTACGCCGGACACGAACTGCGGCACGTCAGGGCATATGGGCAGGTGCGGGGGTCGCCGGGATGCCAGTAAGGCTGGATTTATCGTGCTGAACGGCGCGCAGCGCAGCATGTTCTAACGGGCTTGAACCGGGTGCAACCTCGCCCCGGTGGGATCAGAGAGGCGCGGGCCGCGTCCCGGTGAAGGGAGCGGCCCGCGCTGGGGGGGTGGGGTCAGCGGCCGTCGATGCGGCCGTCGCTGGCGTCGGCGACCGTCTCGTCGATCTCGTGGACGACGGCTTCGGCTTTCGCCTCGGCGGCCTCGTCGCTCATGGCGGGTTTGCGGGTCGCGAGGAACGACCCGATGATGCCGATGGCGGCCATGACGCCCCAGAAGATCGGGGTGGGCATGTGCCAGTAGGGCACGGCGGGGAAGATCTCGTGCGCGGCTTCCAGGGTCTCCAGGCCGAGTTTCACGGCGATCCAGCCGACCAGCGCGTAGGCGACGTGGTCGAACGCGGGGTACTTGTTCAGGAGTTTCAGGAACACGGTCGCCGCGATCCGCATGAGGATCAGGCCGATGATCCCGCCGATCACGACGATGGTCAGGCCCTGCTCGCGCGGCATGCCGCGGGGAATCAGCGCGACGCCCGCGAGGATCGAGTCCACGCTGAACGCGAGGTCGGTGAGGTTCAGCAGCACGACGGTCGCCCAGAAGCCGCGGCCCTTGCTCTTCTGGTCGGCCTCGTCCTCGGTGCTGCGGTGCTTCAGGAAGTGCGAGATGGCGAGGTACGCGAGGTACGCCGCGCCGAAGGCCCGCAGCCACCAGTACTCGAGGATGTAGCTGGCGAGCAGCACGCCCAGGATGCGCAGGACGACCGCCCCGCCGATGCCGTAGGCGAGCGCCTTGCGTTGCAGGTCACCCTTGAGGTGGCGGACCATCACGGCCAGCACGAGGGCGTTGTCCGCCGAGAGCAGACCTTCGAGGAGAATCAGGGTGCCCAGGATCGCCCAGAATTCGGGCGTGATGGGGGGCATTTCCAGGCCGAACATCAGCGGGCTCCGGTGGCGACGCGGGCCGCCTGTGGGGTGGTGTTGGTCATGTGTGGCTTTCCTCTGGCCCCACAGCCGCCTCGGGGGCAGCTCAAGAGGCGCGGTGTGCAGGTCAGTCTAGCGGGTGTGGCCCGTCTCTGTCCCTGCTGAGTGGTGAACGTTTTGCACGCAAGGTGAGCACGCGCCGGGGGACACCCGGACGGGTGCAGCGGGTGGAGTCCTACGGATTCCGTTTGTTTCGCTGACCATCCGGGATTTCACCGGATTGCCAGCTCCACGTCCGGAGGGGCGCTCTGCTCCTTCTCTGCTCCGCAGCTCTACGAGTCGCGTCCGCTCGGGTTGAAAGACGTTGCACACCTTTCAACCGGAGTTGATGTCAGGCCAGGATCTGCCCGTGTTCGTCCAGCGCGGGGTAGCTTTCGCCGCGCTCGCGGTAGCCGGGGGCGAGGTCGGGGTACGCCCATTCGAACGCCCAGCGGCGCAGGTCCTCGTCGCTCAGCTGCGGGGCGTCGTACATCCCGGCGGCGAGCCGCTGGCGCTGCGCCTCGAACAGGATGGTCGCGGCGGCGACGGACACGTTCAGGCTCTGCACCATGCCGAACATCGGGATGATGATGTTGTGGTCGGCGGCGTCGGCGGCCTCGTCGCCCACACCCCACTTCTCGGCGCCCAGCAGGACGCAGGTGGGGCGGGTGTAGTCCACCTCGCGGTAATCCACGCTGCGCTGCGAGAGGTGCGTGGCGAGCACCTGGAAGCCCTGCGCCTGCAGGTCCCGCACGGCCCCCACGGCACCTTCGTGCTTCTGCACCGGCACCCACTTGTGCGCGCTGCCGCTGGTCGCCTCGAAGGTGTGCCCGTCGAAATCCACGAGCCGCCCGCCGCGCGGCGGGACCGCGTGCGCCTGCAACACGCCCACCGCGTCGCAGGTGCGCACGATCGCGGAGAGGTTGTGGGGTTTGTTCACCTCGTCCATCAGGACGGTCAGGGTGGGCTGCCGCTTACTCAGCACGCGCAGGATCTTGGCGTAACGCTCCGGGGTCATAACGCTCCAGAGTACCGCACGGGGCGCAGGTTCAGGCGCGGGTGAACAGGGCCGCCCCGTCCTCGCGTGTGCTCTCGTGCAGCGCGCCTGTCGCGGCCAGATAGTCCGCCAGCGCGGCGGTCTGGTCGAGCAGCAGCACCGCCTGGATGGACCGCAGGCGCGGGTGCAGCGCCAGCAGCAGGTCGTGGACGGTCATGGGCTGCGTGCAGGCGGCCAGCAGGGCTTCCAGTTTCTCGCGCGTGCGCGCCCGCAACGCGTGAATGCGGGCGCGGGGGTCACGCATGGGCCCATCGTGCCCGCCCAGCGCGAGGGTCACGCCGTCCAGCGCCTCCACGCGGTCCAGTGAGTCCAGGTACGCGGCCACGCCACTGCCACGCAGGAAGCGGGCGGGCATCAGCGGCGGCGAGTTCAGCGGCAACAGGTGATCGGCACTGAGGAGCACCTCGTCCACGCGCAGGCAGATCTGGTGGCCCTCGTGCCCCGGCGTGTGGATGACGTGCAGCAGGTCGTCCAGAACGTCCCCGTCGTGCAGGGGCGTGGCGACCGGGGTGGCGCGGGGCACGGTCAGGTTCGAGCCCCGGCGGCGGATGCGGCCGTCCAGTTCGCTGCCGGGCGGCAGGCCCAGCCACGCGGCCTGCGCATCGGGTTGCATCAGCCACGCCGCGCGGACCCAACCGGGCTGCTCGATGAACGGCACAGCGCTGTGGAACGCCGCCACGGGCGCGTCCGTGTGCTCCCGCAGGGCGCTCAGGCCGCCCAGGTGATCCGGGTGCGGGTGCGTGATCACGATCCGGGTCAGGGTGTCCAGACTCACCGCCTCGCCGTGCCCGGCCCGCACCGCCGCAAGTCCGGCCTGAAGGTCGCCCAGGTTGTCCGGGCCACTCCCGCCGGTGTCCACCAGGGCCGCGTAGGCCGGGGCGTGCGGGTCGCCCCGCACCAGCAGGTAAGTGTTCGCGCGGAAGTTCGGGAAGGCGCGCACGGGCAGTGTATACACGCGCGTGCCGCCACTCGTCACGTGCCGCGCGGGAAGGGAGAGGGAGGCCACGTCGGTCATGAGCGGACTCTAGCGGGTGCGGGGCTCGGGGCTCCCCTCTTCCGCCCACTGCCGGGCGTATTTTTCGATGTCGAATTTGCGTTTCAGGCCGCCGGCGTTCATGTAGCGCACGGTGCCGAAGATGGGGCGGCGGGTCCAGGGGCGGTCGTGCAGGCCGAACACCCAGCCGACGCCCACCCAGGAGTTCGGGTCGCGGCCGTCCTGTTCGTGGCGGTTGTTCAGCCATAGCAGCGTCTCAAAGGCCTGCTGGGGGGTGGGGGTCCATTCGATGATTTTCTTGCCCCAGTACATGCGCATGTAGTTGTGCATGCGGCCGGTGCGGGTCATCTGGCGTTGCGCGGCGTTCCAGTACGGGTCGTGCGTCTGCGCGGCGTCCAGTTCGGCGCGGGTGTAGGTGTGATCGCGGCGGTCCCCGGCGTGTTCTTCCAGGGTGGCGCGTGCCCAGGCGGGGAGGCCCGCGTAGCGGTCGTAGTGGGGGTTGTACGTGGTGTAGTTGAAGCTGAGTTCGCGCCGCACGATGAGTTCTTCCAGGAAGGCGTCGGTGTCGGGGCCGGGGTGTTCGCGCGCGGCGAGCGCGGCGGTCAGCGGGGAGAGGTGCCCGTAGTGCAGGTGCGCGCTGAGGCGGCTGCTGCCGTCCACGGTGGGGTCGTTGCGGCGCGTGTCGTACCCGTCGAGCTTGCGGGTGATGAAGTCCTCCAGCAGGTCGTGCGCGGCGTTCTCTCCGCCTTCCTCGTCGCCGGGGGGGACGCTGTGGTCGATGGGGAGGGTCTTCAGGAGCCGGGCGGGGTCGCTGACGTCCTCGCCGCCGTCCCAGTTGCGCGCCCGGCGTTTCAGGTCGTGGGTGTCCAGCGGGACGAGGTAGTCGTGCCACAGCTGGTGGATCTTGGGGCGGATGGTGCGCGCTGCGTACTCCTGCTTGCCGCTGACCACGCCCACGGGAATGACCGCTTCGGATTCCACCTGCACGAGCGGCACGTCCAGCCGGGCGGCCAGCCACTCGCGCCATTCGCGTTGCAGGCGGGTGTACCCGACGTCCGTCACGACGAGTGCCGCGCCCTCCCCTGCCGCATTCAGGGCCACCTCGGGCGGGCTGCCCAGCGTCACGCGCAGCGGCACGTCCCGCGCGGCGAGGTTGATCCGCAGGTCGCGCAGGCCCTCCAGCAGGTAGGCGTAGTGGCGGGCGTTCGCCTCGGGGTAACCGGGCGTCAGGCCAAATGCGGCCACCAGGGGCAGGTTCAGGCGGTTCGCTTCGCGCACGGCGTATTCCAGGGCGTGGTTGTCGCGGGTGCGGACGCTGGCCTGCACCCACAGCAGCACGAATCCCTCCCGGCGGGGCGTGCCGGGCCGCAGCGGCTGCACGCGGGCGTCATGGATCATGCCTGCCGTTGTACCAGTCGCGCCGCCCGCGCGGGGGTGGGATCGCTGACCGTTCAATCGGCGGGGTTGTCCTCGGGGAGGCGGCGTACCGGGAGGCGCACCCAGCCCCGCCGGGAGATCCAGCGCAGCGCCCACACGACCAGCGCGCCGCTGAACTGCGCCTGGAACGGCGTGACGTGCGGGTGCAGCAGCCACACGGTCAGCGCTCCGGCGGCGGCGGCCGTGGCGTACAGCTGTTCGCTGCGGTACATGATTTCCGGGACCTCGTTGGCGATCAGGTCGCGGATCACGCCGCCGCCCACGCCGGACAGCATCCCGGCGAACACCACGCCCAGCGGCCCCAGCCCGAAGTTCAGCGCGCCGATCGCGCCGGACGCCGCGAACAGGCCCAGCCCGGCGGTGTCGAATACGCTCAGGGTCCGCTCGAAGCGGGCCAGTCGCGCGCCGAACGCGAAGGCCAGCCCGGAGCCCAGCAGCGCGGCATACAGGTACGTCTCGTCCCGCAGGAACAGCGGCGGGGTCTGCCCGGTCAGCGTGTCGCGGATCGCGCCGCCGCCCACGGCGGTCACGCAGCCCAGCACCAGCACCCCGAACAGGTCGAAGCGTTTGCGGACGCCCAGCAGCGCGCCGGACATCGCGAAGGCCAGCACGCCGATCAGGTCCAGGACGCGCAGGCCGGTTTCCAGCGTGATGGGCGCCCACTCGAGTTCATGCACGCCACCCACTGTAAAACGCCGGTCCGGGGGCGCGGTCCTCTTTCATGAACAGCGCGGCCCGCGTCACTGTCCCAGGTTGGCGAGGGTGTGCTATACTCCCCGCTGTTGTCTCGGCTGGGTTCCCCCGGCGAGAATCGCGCCCCGGCGGGAAACGCCGTGTGGCCCAGGAGAACAGACATGGCCAAGCACCCCGTTCCCAAGAAGAAGACCAGCAAGAGCAAGCGCGACATGCGCCGCAGCCACCACGCCCTCGTCGCGCCCAACCTGACCGAGTGCCCCCAGTGCCACGCGAAGAAGCTCAGCCACCACATCTGCCCCAGCTGCGGCTACTACAACGGCCGTCAGGTGCTCGCGGTCTAATCCCCGCCTGCACGGAATCCGCCCCCGCCCCGCGCGGGGGTGTTTTCTTGGAGAGCGCAGAAAGGCCCGCGTCCTCCGGGTGGAGGCGCGGGCCTTGAACGCCAATCGTTACTGCCCGACGGTAAGGTTCACGGTGCTCAGGGGCGCGGCTGTCCCGTCACCCAGCGGGCGGACCTCGTAGGTGATGGTCCCGGGACCGGGGCGGCTCTGGTAGCTCCAGCCGCAGGTGGCGTCCAGCGGGACGTCCTTCGTGCCGATGGTGCGCTCGCCGCGCTTGACGGTCACACTGTACCCCCCGCCCTGACCGACCCCGCCGAAGCGGAAGGGTTCGTTCACGGTCTGCCCGTCCGTGATGCTCAGGGTGTAGTCCTCCGTGCAGTCGGCGGCGCTGGCGGTCGCGTCGGGCGCGCTGACGGTCGCGGTGACCGTTCCGAGGTCCGTGCCGTCCGGGCCGCGCACCGCGTACGTGTGCGCCCCGGCGGCGGGGCTGGGCACGTCGAAGCTCCAGGTGCCGTCCTCCCCGATGGTGATCTTGCCGAGGCTGGTGTCGTCCTCGAACAGTTCGACCTCCTGCCCGGCCGTGCCGGTGCCGCGCAGCGTGAACGTCCCGGCGGGCAGCGTGGCGTCCGCGGCGGGCTCGCTGATCACGAAGGTCGCGGCGGTCTCGGTGCTGGGCGTCTCGGTCCCGCTGGTGTCAGTACTGCCGGTGTCGGTGCTGCCGGTGTCGGTGCTGCCGGTGTCGGTGCCCGTGCCCTCAGTGCCTGCCCCCTCGGTGCCCGCGCTGGCGTCCGTGACGTTCACCTTCAGTTCGCTGCGGCCACCGCCGCCGTCCACGCTGTACGTGTGCTCGCCGGGCGTGGGTGCGGGCAGTTCCGCCGACCACGCGCCGTCCGCGCCGACCGTGGCCTTCCCGACCTCCTGCCCCTGATCCGAGATGATCAGTTCAGTGTTCGCCGGGCCGGTGCCGCTCATGGTGAACGGCTCGGCCGGGAGGTCCGCGCCGGACGTGGGATTGGTCACGAGGATGCTGGCCGCTGCC
This region of Deinococcus sp. JMULE3 genomic DNA includes:
- a CDS encoding benzoate/H(+) symporter BenE family transporter; translation: MTTLPAASAPPSFWRDSHPSAVLAGLITMLIGWAGPNVLIYSVAQAANLSDSQAMSWLWAHALLAGLTGIILSLRTRMPILVTWSTPGIALLVTALPGIPFPEAVGAFLTSGLLVLGLGLFPPLTRALQRIPAPLAAALNAAILLPFGFRALQAFGTAPALVGVMIVAYFALRLVAPRWAVAGVLLTGVIASGALNLWHMQPVALALTRPEFVLPQFSLHATLNLALPLTLLAFTGQFVPGFGVLKTSGYEPAPGPILRACGIASSAAAFAGCHNLTLGALLANIVTGPEAHPDPRKRYTAAIWAGAFNMIVALFAGTVLHLLGILPTQAITALAGLALLAAMGSSLQAAFQGAAAGSLAAPVVLLVALSGITPLGIGAPFWGILAGLIVYWVERRRG
- a CDS encoding PLP-dependent aminotransferase family protein, with amino-acid sequence MPTPPSPTDAPHWAALLRGWRDHPGPLHARLHTHLQHAIDRGELTPGQRLPAERTLAALLGVSRATTVTALDDLTASGYLTRHVGRGTHVAPTAPRAQPLLTLRTPVGAAHHSEIDLTIAVPLLTDQQRTRLRDAATHAQYDSIYHPQGLPDLRDLIAQQYARAGLPTTPEQILITSGAQQAIALTAHTLLRRGDTALLETPTYFGAIDVIRAAGAHLTGTPVTTQHLDPHHFAHQTRTHHPRLAFLTPTHHNPTGTTLPHPARQHLAAHLHDTGLPTLEDDTLLDLPFTDTPPPPPQHPRPTRPHPQRRLPQQALLGGPAHRLAPPPPHPRPHPETGQNPHRLRQQPTRPAPRPPPPRRPPHPHPRAPRRHHPRPRPPRPPPAHPPPRLDLHHPTRRTIPLDSTPHPHRQRLHPPRRPPRPAPLPRRQHGRRTPPRPVLAHPLHPSPRPHPRSGQPARAGVGGIHEPGE
- a CDS encoding 2,3-bisphosphoglycerate-independent phosphoglycerate mutase, which translates into the protein MSDLLDTIRDLAKPTDSKILMVVLDGVGGLPLETNGDTELAAATTPNLDALAAQSQLGQIELVGAGITPGSGPGHLSLFGYDPLKYVVGRGALSAVGIGVKLGAGDVAVRGNFATLGADRIVQDRRAGRPSDEKNAEIVSKLKAAIPDIDGTPVEIYTESEHRFVVVFRANGGSPLGANLSDVDPQATGVQPMTAQAHDDASQKTADLVNAFVQRAETALKDEPQVNGVLFRGYSDVPHFPSFDAAYQLKAACIASYPMYKGLASLVGMDVLTVQGEEDALDGKVQALKDNWDKYDFFYFHVKKTDSTGEDGDFKAKVKKIELFDALLPQLLALNPDVIAIVGDHSTPSKLATHSWHPVPLLIRSNYGRRDLAQRYTEDEALKGSLGLRRGTDLMPLLMANALKLNKYGA
- a CDS encoding TerC family protein: MFGLEMPPITPEFWAILGTLILLEGLLSADNALVLAVMVRHLKGDLQRKALAYGIGGAVVLRILGVLLASYILEYWWLRAFGAAYLAYLAISHFLKHRSTEDEADQKSKGRGFWATVVLLNLTDLAFSVDSILAGVALIPRGMPREQGLTIVVIGGIIGLILMRIAATVFLKLLNKYPAFDHVAYALVGWIAVKLGLETLEAAHEIFPAVPYWHMPTPIFWGVMAAIGIIGSFLATRKPAMSDEAAEAKAEAVVHEIDETVADASDGRIDGR
- the trmH gene encoding tRNA (guanosine(18)-2'-O)-methyltransferase TrmH, which produces MTPERYAKILRVLSKRQPTLTVLMDEVNKPHNLSAIVRTCDAVGVLQAHAVPPRGGRLVDFDGHTFEATSGSAHKWVPVQKHEGAVGAVRDLQAQGFQVLATHLSQRSVDYREVDYTRPTCVLLGAEKWGVGDEAADAADHNIIIPMFGMVQSLNVSVAAATILFEAQRQRLAAGMYDAPQLSDEDLRRWAFEWAYPDLAPGYRERGESYPALDEHGQILA
- a CDS encoding MBL fold metallo-hydrolase; the encoded protein is MTDVASLSLPARHVTSGGTRVYTLPVRAFPNFRANTYLLVRGDPHAPAYAALVDTGGSGPDNLGDLQAGLAAVRAGHGEAVSLDTLTRIVITHPHPDHLGGLSALREHTDAPVAAFHSAVPFIEQPGWVRAAWLMQPDAQAAWLGLPPGSELDGRIRRRGSNLTVPRATPVATPLHDGDVLDDLLHVIHTPGHEGHQICLRVDEVLLSADHLLPLNSPPLMPARFLRGSGVAAYLDSLDRVEALDGVTLALGGHDGPMRDPRARIHALRARTREKLEALLAACTQPMTVHDLLLALHPRLRSIQAVLLLDQTAALADYLAATGALHESTREDGAALFTRA
- a CDS encoding deoxyribodipyrimidine photo-lyase → MIHDARVQPLRPGTPRREGFVLLWVQASVRTRDNHALEYAVREANRLNLPLVAAFGLTPGYPEANARHYAYLLEGLRDLRINLAARDVPLRVTLGSPPEVALNAAGEGAALVVTDVGYTRLQREWREWLAARLDVPLVQVESEAVIPVGVVSGKQEYAARTIRPKIHQLWHDYLVPLDTHDLKRRARNWDGGEDVSDPARLLKTLPIDHSVPPGDEEGGENAAHDLLEDFITRKLDGYDTRRNDPTVDGSSRLSAHLHYGHLSPLTAALAAREHPGPDTDAFLEELIVRRELSFNYTTYNPHYDRYAGLPAWARATLEEHAGDRRDHTYTRAELDAAQTHDPYWNAAQRQMTRTGRMHNYMRMYWGKKIIEWTPTPQQAFETLLWLNNRHEQDGRDPNSWVGVGWVFGLHDRPWTRRPIFGTVRYMNAGGLKRKFDIEKYARQWAEEGSPEPRTR
- a CDS encoding trimeric intracellular cation channel family protein translates to MHELEWAPITLETGLRVLDLIGVLAFAMSGALLGVRKRFDLFGVLVLGCVTAVGGGAIRDTLTGQTPPLFLRDETYLYAALLGSGLAFAFGARLARFERTLSVFDTAGLGLFAASGAIGALNFGLGPLGVVFAGMLSGVGGGVIRDLIANEVPEIMYRSEQLYATAAAAGALTVWLLHPHVTPFQAQFSGALVVWALRWISRRGWVRLPVRRLPEDNPAD
- the rpmF gene encoding 50S ribosomal protein L32 — encoded protein: MAKHPVPKKKTSKSKRDMRRSHHALVAPNLTECPQCHAKKLSHHICPSCGYYNGRQVLAV